In the Desulfurispira natronophila genome, TATTCTCGTCAGTTGTAAGTCGTGAAGGCAGAGGGAGACTTTTCTTCATGAATTTGGCCTACTTATTGGTGATAAGACCATAAAATGCCCGAACACCGCTGCCAGTTGCTCCCTTTTTATGGAAGTACTCTTTTTTTCCATCCCAGCCCGTTCCGGCAATATCAAGGTGCACCCATGGGGTTCCCTTAGGTACAAAGCGGCGCAGGAAAAGTCCGGCGGTGATGGTACCGGCCTCCTTGCCTCCCACATTCTGAATGTCGGCGTAGTCGCTTCTTAGCTGTTCGTCGTACTCATCAAATGCGGGAAGTTGCCACAGGCGTTCCTGGTATTTTTGTGCGGCATTGGTGACGGTGCTGGCCAGCTCATCGTCGTTGCTGATTACTCCAATGGCGTGGGAGCCCAGTGCAACAACGCAGGCACCAGTCAGTGTGGCAATATCGGCAATACAGCTTGGCTGATAGGTTTTTGCCCCATATGCTATAGCGTCGCAAAGTATTAAGCGCCCTTCTGCATCGGTGTTGATTATCTCGATAGTAGTACCATTATAGGCTTTGACAATGTCACCTGGTTTGTTGGCATTTCCATTAGGCATGTTTTCTGTGGCTGGAATAATACCTACAACGTCCTTTTTAATGCCCAGGCGCCCAATGAGGTCAAAGGTTCCCAACACAGCTGCTCCACCACACATGTCGTACTTCATTTCTTCCATTGCAGCCGACGGTTTAATTGATATGCCGCCACTATCAAATGTCAGTCCTTTGCCTACCAAGAGTACTGGTGGCTCATCGGAACCTGAGCGCTGACGTAAAATAATTACTTTTCCTGGCTGGTCGCTGCCTCTGGCGACGGAACAAAAAGATCCCATACCCAAAGACTCGGCTTCTGCTTCTTCGATTATTTTAACCTCAAATCCCCAGGTTTGTGCCAGCTGTTGTGCCGTATCTGCAAGATACGTAGGAGTGGCAATATTGCCTGGAAGGTCACCCAGGCGGCGGCTCAGATTCATGGAGAGGCCTATGGCAAGTCCTTCCTGAAATGACTGCTCATGTGAGTCAGTGTAAATGCCTTCCAGGTTAAAATCTTGTTCCTCGGGATTTGGGCTTTTTGTGTCTCGGTAGGTGTAGGATGCCAGCGCAGCACCCAGGGCGCAGTCACGGGCTTCGGTTGCGTCGTTGAATGTTGAGAAGTGTAAAAAGGAATGACGGGCTTTACGGGCTGCTTTGAGAGCGACAGCTCCTGCGGTAAGAAATCGGTCGGAAGATTTTTCTTCAAGTCCGACAAAAAGGAGAAGATCATCGCCACTTGCTAATATGACAGTATCTTTGGGTTTGGCAAAAAAACCCATTTTTTTTAAAGCGCTTGATTGGGAGAGTGAGTCGAGATCAGAGGGCCTAACCAGTTGACATTTCAGTGCATGGCTGTCGGTGCTATATTGCAGGGTCATTGGTAATCTCCTTTTTTATGGGCGGATAGGATTTATTGTCGCGCTGGACAATATATTTGGTTTATTCCTTGCATATGTAGCACGCAGTGGTGCCACTTGGCAATGCCTGCCGTGGCTCTCATCCCACAACAACACTGCACCAGGAGATGTTTTTTATGAACCCCATGAGCCAGGATCGTATGAATGAGATCATGCGTCAAATGCGTGCTGCAGAACCCGTGAGTGAATCCATTCAGCGCTTTGAAAAGGCACGTGCATTTGTACAGCGTGAACTGCAAAAGGCACGGGCGGTACATCAGAAATTTTCGCCGGAAGTGGAGGAGTTCTGCCCCGAGTTTCACCACTTTATTCAGAATCTTGAGCCATTTCAAAAGCATCCGGCAGAGAGTTATATCGATGCGGAAGATCGTGCGCTGGAGCAATACCGGTCTTTATTGGAAGTCATGCACACCTTCTTTACTCGTCTGCCCTGTGTGCTTTCCCATGATGAACTTGAGCAATGCCCCACCCTGCAGGACTACTTGAAGAGCTGCGAAATGGAAGCGGCGGGGTAAACGGCGTGAAGCTCCTGTTTCAGAAGCTGGAACATATATATAAGCTGCCTGCTTATCAAAGTGCTGGAGCCAGCGGTATGGATATTTATGCCGCTTCGGATGAGGTATTGCCTGTGGCCATCACCATTGCGGTACCTACGGGCTTTGCCATAGCCATACCCCCAGGATACGAAGCACAACTGCGTGCCCGCAGTGGTCTGGCATTGCGGCATAATATTGTACTACCCAATGCGCCGGGTACCATAGATAGTGATTATCGTGGCGAAGTAAAGATACTTATGCTCAATCTGGGGTCAGAAAAATATCATATCCGTCGCGGGGATCGCATAGCCCAGATGGTGATTGCCCCTGTGATCCAGGCAATGCCGACTGCTGTAAAAGTACTGCCGACAACCGACCGGGGAGAAGGTGGATTTGGCAGTACAGGCAGGCAGTAGATAAGTTATCAGTGGCTCAGGTTCCTACCTGAATTTGACATTCCTCAAGGCAGAGCAGACCATAAAGACTATAATAACAAGCCATAAATGAGTGATATCGTCCACCTGTACACAAGAGAAGGTCTGTCATGGCCCGCAAAGTTATTGTTGATCAGGAAAGCTGTATTGCCTGTGGCATGTGTTACGATCTGGTACCGGAAGTTTTCAGCGCCCTTGAAGACGGCATGGCACAGGTGCATGATTCTCAGGGTG is a window encoding:
- a CDS encoding leucyl aminopeptidase encodes the protein MTLQYSTDSHALKCQLVRPSDLDSLSQSSALKKMGFFAKPKDTVILASGDDLLLFVGLEEKSSDRFLTAGAVALKAARKARHSFLHFSTFNDATEARDCALGAALASYTYRDTKSPNPEEQDFNLEGIYTDSHEQSFQEGLAIGLSMNLSRRLGDLPGNIATPTYLADTAQQLAQTWGFEVKIIEEAEAESLGMGSFCSVARGSDQPGKVIILRQRSGSDEPPVLLVGKGLTFDSGGISIKPSAAMEEMKYDMCGGAAVLGTFDLIGRLGIKKDVVGIIPATENMPNGNANKPGDIVKAYNGTTIEIINTDAEGRLILCDAIAYGAKTYQPSCIADIATLTGACVVALGSHAIGVISNDDELASTVTNAAQKYQERLWQLPAFDEYDEQLRSDYADIQNVGGKEAGTITAGLFLRRFVPKGTPWVHLDIAGTGWDGKKEYFHKKGATGSGVRAFYGLITNK
- the dut gene encoding dUTP diphosphatase, which codes for MPHPAGLLEELRNGSGGVNGVKLLFQKLEHIYKLPAYQSAGASGMDIYAASDEVLPVAITIAVPTGFAIAIPPGYEAQLRARSGLALRHNIVLPNAPGTIDSDYRGEVKILMLNLGSEKYHIRRGDRIAQMVIAPVIQAMPTAVKVLPTTDRGEGGFGSTGRQ
- a CDS encoding ferredoxin, with product MARKVIVDQESCIACGMCYDLVPEVFSALEDGMAQVHDSQGASEEQIQEAIDACPVACIHWEE